In Eleutherodactylus coqui strain aEleCoq1 chromosome 11, aEleCoq1.hap1, whole genome shotgun sequence, a single window of DNA contains:
- the LOC136581629 gene encoding anillin-like isoform X3 produces the protein MEVKRQPLKRLCSDSSNESLKKRRLAAAEDGDENRDPGEQEGCSSAPPRSTEQAVKPDTPAIPSVRSRIQMFQNKGRSAGGAQDIQKDSIASEKVTPGLTDAAAEETDRLAGCKDIDAAEGSECEEVMEEHPLPVACSTLASRHQLHSDNKPPSAETVRRLRQERQEELAMVCAVLDRNNPWRAASMRQLHKRARKQASEAVEPPLESRDESPSLPGDTCVSFLEVRLRRSYGSGSLDSEVPPTALCEAADQTSPEGSVPDGDEGGSTLNSSEVIDRIFEGVLNVSDASEDMDLPPVSILSPLTQSLDLQAAISPLNSVVSSLPELLMESPVTPKTSADEENHLPHSVDTYRTLMRNVQELPATPVSVVAQNHLPTRQDVDQAPGSVKEKIKILSTEVSSLQHIIEQSRCALRCCVDVEHGKGTRQEAEAERLLLLSSEKKAALLKELDHLREERSEQPSSSPVAERRPCRGSVTISDIRLPLKVDYVCSTIKDAGLTGHYFLILIRYGAYDVVATPLASAADAQTGDTIIFPTTVTLNDASSDFKVEMEVYSLAHPASALEKRKSLKPKITPKKLLPSRKSSLTSPAFSPAVSTPLRASSFLLVGSLTVSLESLGKMKFPLEKVPFLSPLEGSLYLKMRCRSHSSVQRSGFLTMFEDVSGLGAWHRRWCLLSEKTLSFWAYPDQVNCKEPLGRINLINCTSEKVEAAQRESCARPHTMELVTMRPQREDDTDTLVTQRRGMLCFTKIWLSADTREEKQLWMDSLNQMLLDLRTWKTSPGKVRSQV, from the exons ATGGAGGTGAAGCGGCAGCCCCTGAAGCGTCTGT GTTCGGACAGCAGCAACGAGTCCCTGAAGAAGAGACGGCTGGCGGCAGCGGAGGACGGCGATGAGAACAGGGACCCCGGGGAGCAGGAGGGCTGCTCGTCCGCCCCGCCGCGGAGCACTGAGCAGGCGGTGAAGCCGGACACCCCCGCCATCCCGTCCGTGCGCTCCCGGATCCAGATGTTCCAGAACAAGGGCCGGAGCG CAGGTGGAGCTCAGGATATCCAAAAAGACTCCATAGCAAGTGAGAAG GTCACCCCAGGACTGACGGATGCTGCAGCAGAAGAAACAGATCGCCTGGCAG GATGCAAGGACATTGATGCCGCTGAGGGGTCCGAATGTGAAGAGGTAATGGAAGAACATCCCCTGCCAGTGGCTTGTAGCACCCTTGCCAGTCGCCACCAGTTACACTCTGATAATAAGCCTCCAAGTGCAGAGACTGTCAGACGCCTCCGCCAG GAGCGCCAGGAGGAGCTGGCAATGGTGTGTGCCGTGCTGGACCGCAATAACCCctggagggctgcctccatgaGGCAGCTACACAAGAGGGCTCGGAAACAG GCATCGGAGGCTGTGGAGCCGCCTCTAGAAAGCAGAGATGAATCCCCAAGTTTACCGGGTGACACCTGCGTCTCTTTCCTTGAAGTTCGGCTCAGAAGATCCTACGGTTCTG GTTCTCTTGACTCAGAGGTCCCTCCAACTGCCTTATGTGAAGCAGCAGACCAGACGTCTCCAGAAG GATCCGTCCCTGATGGAGATGAGGGAGGATCTACCCTGAACAGCTCAGAAGTGATCGACAGGATCTTCGAGGGTGTGCTGAATGTCAGCGATGCTTCTGAAGACATGGACCTCCCTCCCGTGTCCATTCTGTCTCCTCTTACCCAATCACTAGATCTTCAGGCTGCGATCAGCCCCCTG AACTCTGTTGTGTCCAGTCTGCCCGAGCTGCTCATGGAGTCTCCGGTGACACCGAAGACCTCGGCTGATGAGGAGAACCATCTTCCCCACAG CGTCGACACTTACCGCACTCTGATGAGGAATGTACAGGAATTGCCCGCTACCCCGGTGAGCGTGGTTGCCCAGAACCATCTACCCACGAGGCAGGATGTGGATCAGGCACCCGGGAGCGTGAAGGAGAAGATCAAA ATCCTGAGTACAGAGGTGTCCTCGCTGCAGCACATCATCGAGCAGTCCCGCTGTGCGCTGCGCTGTTGTGTGGATGTGGAGCACGGGAAGGGTACCCGGCAGGAGGCCGAGGCGGAGCGCCTGCTGCTGCTGTCCA GTGAGAAGAAGGCTGCTTTACTGAAAGAGCTGGACCACCTCCGAGAAGAGCGATCAGAGCAGCCATCATCCAGTCCTGTAGCCGAGCGGAGACCTTGTCGTGGCTCCGTCACCATATCTGACATCCGGCTGCCTCTCAAAGTGGATTACGTGTGTTCCACCATCAAAGATGCAG GGCTTACTGGACATTACTTTCTTATTCTCATCCGTTACGGCGCCTACGACGTGGTGGCCACGCCTCTTGCCAGCGCTGCCGATGCACAAACCGGGGACACCATTATATTTCCTACAACGGTTACACT GAATGATGCCTCCTCGGACTTCAAGGTGGAGATGGAGGTCTACAGTCTA GCACACCCTGCATCTGCCCTGGAGAAGAGGAAGTCGCTGAAGCCCAAG ATCACCCCCAAGAAGCTCCTGCCCTCCCGA AAATCCTCCCTGACTTCTCCAG CCTTTAGTCCTGCAGTTAGTACTCCCCTCCGAGCCAGTAGTTTCCTGCTTGTTGGATCACTGACCGTCTCTCTGGAGTCTCTGGGCAAGATGAAGTTTCCTCTGGAGAAG GTTCCGTTTCTGTCTCCTTTGGAAGGAAGCCTCTACCTGAAGATGCGGTGTCGGAGTCACTCAAGTGTCCAGCGCAGCGGGTTCCTG ACCATGTTTGAGGATGTCAGCGGGTTGGGCGCTTGGCACAGACGTTGGTGCCTCCTGTCTGAGAAGACGCTCTCGTTTTGGGCGTATCCCGACCAGGTGAACTGTAAG GAGCCTCTGGGGAGGATCAATCTCATCAACTGCACCAGTGAAAAGGTGGAGGCTGCCCAGAGGGAGAGCTGCGCCCGGCCGCACACCATGGAGTTGGTGACGATGAGACCACAGCGAGAAGATGACACGGACACCCTGGTGACACAACGCCGTGGCATGCTCTGCTTCACCAA GATCTGGCTCTCTGCGGATACCCGGGAGGAGAAGCAGCTGTGGATGGACTCTCTCAACCAAATGCTTCTCGATCTTCGTACCTGGAAAACTAGTCCTGGGAAGGTCCGAAGCCAAGTGTAG